One segment of Brassica napus cultivar Da-Ae chromosome C3, Da-Ae, whole genome shotgun sequence DNA contains the following:
- the LOC125582913 gene encoding ATP-dependent DNA helicase PIF1-like translates to MPRPDAYAYDTDVNTLISDELNYNHDEQREKHRELLAKITDEQKAVYQEILDAVHGQDKGGLFFVYGFGGTGKTFLWNILGAAIRSLGEIILNVASSGIASFLLPGGRTAHSRFGIPINVHDFTTCSMKKGSDQAELVQQAKLIIWDEAPMMSKYCFETVDRSLRDIMGCDEPFGGKVVVFGGDFRQILPVVTDGGRVETVLASLNSSHLWKSCKVLRLTKNMRLMAGITNSEAKELKAFSKWILDIGDGNINQPNDGEVEIDIPEDLLITECENPIETIVKEVYGTSFAEKRDPNFFQERAILSPRNQDVDSTNEYMLSQLSGEEKIYLSSDGIDISDKGPKDPMVYSQEFLNSIKISGLPNHCLKLKVGAIIMLLRNIDPQGGLCNGTRLQITQLADHVIEARIITGHRNDKEGGERVLIPRMFVSPPETRFPFRMRRRQFPVAVAFAMTINKSQGQTLEKVGSYLPKPVFTHGQLYVAVSRVKSRSGLKILITDKHGTPQRKTMNVVYKEIFQNID, encoded by the exons ATGCCACGTCCAGATGCTTATGCATATGATACTGATGTTAACACTTTGATCAGTGACGAGCTAAACTACAACCATGATGAGCAAAGAGAAAAACACAGAGAGCTATTAGCCAAGATAACAGATGAGCAAAAAGCTGTGTACCAAGAGATACTAGATGCAGTACATGGTCAAGATAAAGGTGGTCTTTTTTTCGTTTATGGCTTTGGAGGGactggaaaaacttttctttggAACATCCTAGGTGCTGCAATTCGATCTTTAGGAGAAATAATATTGAACGTAGCATCCAGTGGAATTGCTTCATTTCTTTTACCAGGTGGCCGGACAGCTCATTCAAGATTTGGAATACCAATTAATGTTCACGATTTTACAACATGTAGCATGAAAAAGGGTTCAGATCAAGCAGAGTTGGTACAGCAAGCTAAGCTCATAATTTGGGATGAAGCTCCCATGATGAGCAAATACTGTTTTGAAACTGTGGATAGAAGCTTGCGTGACATAATGGGATGCGATGAGCCTTTTGGAGGTAAAGTTGTTGTTTTTGGAGGAGACTTTAGACAGATTCTACCGGTAGTAACAGATGGTGGCAGAGTAGAGACTGTTTTGGCTTCTTTGAATTCATCACATCTCTGGAAAAGCTGCAAGGTTCTAAGACTTACAAAAAACATGAGACTTATGGCAGGAATTACCAATAGTGAAGCTAAAGAACTTAAAGCTTTTTCTAAGTGGATTCTAGATATTGGTGATGGAAATATCAATCAACCAAACGATGGAGAGGTTGAGATTGATATTCCTGAAGATTTGCTAATAACTGAGTGCGAAAATCCTATAGAAACCATAGTGAAGGAAGTTTACGGAACATCATTTGCAGAGAAACGAGATCCCAATTTTTTCCAGGAAAGAGCAATATTGAGTCCACGAAATCAAGATGTTGACAGTACCAACGAGTATATGCTATCACAGTTATCAG GTGAAGAAAAAATCTATCTCAGTTCTGATGGTATTGATATATCAGACAAAGGCCCAAAAGATCCCATGGTTTATTCTCAAGAGTTTCTAAATAGCATCAAGATCTCTGGATTGCCAAACCACTGTTTGAAGTTAAAGGTTGGTGCAATAATTATGCTACTTAGGAACATTGATCCTCAAGGTGGTTTATGTAATGGTACAAGGCTGCAAATTACTCAGTTGGCTGATCATGTTATTGAGGCTAGAATTATAACGGGTCATAGGAATGACAAAGAAGGTGGTGAAAGGGTCTTAATACCAAGGATGTTTGTATCTCCACCAGAAACGAGATTCCCTTTCAGGATGCGCCGTAGACAATTCCCCGTTGCAGTTGCTTTCGCAATGACCATAAATAAGAGTCAAGGCCAAACATTAGAAAAGGTTGGTTCGTATCTTCCAAAACCAGTTTTTACTCATGGACAATTGTATGTTGCAGTTTCAAGAGTGAAGTCAAGATCAGGACTGAAAATTCTTATCACCGACAAACATGGAACACCTCAGAGAAAAACTATGAACGTGGTATACAAGGAAATCTTTCAAAACATTGACtaa